The Stenotrophomonas sp. ASS1 genome segment TCACGTCGACCACGGCAAGACCACGCTGACCGCCGCACTGACCAAGATCGGTGCCGAGCGCTTCGGTGGCGAGTTCAAGGACTACTCCTCGATCGACGCCGCGCCGGAAGAAAAGGCGCGTGGCATCACGATCTCGACCGCGCACGTCGAATACGAATCCCCGATCCGTCACTACGCCCACGTTGACTGCCCGGGCCACGCTGACTACGTCAAGAACATGATCACCGGTGCCGCCCAGATGGACGGCGCGATCCTGGTGTGCTCGGCCGCTGACGGCCCGATGCCGCAGACCCGTGAGCACATCCTGCTGTCGCGCCAGGTCGGCGTGCCGTACATCGTCGTGTTCCTGAACAAGGCCGACATGGTGGACGACGCCGAGCTGCTCGAGCTGGTCGAGATGGAAGTTCGCGAGCTGCTGAGCAAGTACGAGTTCCCGGGCGACGACACCCCGATCATCGCCGGTTCGGCCCGTCTGGCGCTGGAAGGCGACCAGAGCGACATCGGCGTGCCGGCCATCCTGAAGCTGGTCGACGCGCTGGACAGCTGGATTCCGGAGCCGGAGCGTGCGATCGACAAGCCGTTCCTGATGCCGGTGGAAGACGTGTTCTCGATCTCGGGCCGCGGCACCGTGGTGACCGGTCGTATCGAGCGCGGCGTGATCAAGGTTGGCGACGAAATCGAAATCGTCGGCATCCGTCCGGTGCAGAAGACCACCGTGACCGGCGTTGAAATGTTCCGCAAGCTGCTGGACCAGGGTCAGGCAGGCGACAACGCTGGCCTGCTGCTGCGCGGCACCAAGCGTGACGACGTCGAGCGTGGCCAGGTGCTGGCCAAGCCGGGCACGATCAAGCCGCACACCAAGTTCGAAGGCGAAGTGTACGTCCTGTCGAAGGACGAGGGCGGCCGCCACACCCCGTTCTTCAACGGCTACCGTCCGCAGTTCTACTTCCGCACCACCGACATCACCGGCGCCGCCAAGCTGCCGGAAGGCGTCGAAATGGTGATGCCGGGTGACAACGTCAAGATGGAAGTCACCCTGATCAACCCGGTGGCCATGGACGAAGGTCTGCGCTTCGCCATCCGCGAAGGCGGCCGTACCGTCGGCGCCGGCGTGGTCTCGAAGATCATCGAGTAAGCCTGCAGTACCGGTGGTTGCATAGCGCCGCCGGTTACGCGAATGGCGGGCCGGGAACCTCGGTCCGCCTTCGCCGTCTAAGGGAAGGCAAGTTTCAATACGTACGCCAGTAGCTCAATTGGCAGAGCAGCGGTCTCCAAAACCGCAGGTTGGGGGTTCGAGTCCCTCCTGGCGTGCCATCTGCCCACCTTATCCAGCGGCCTGGGCCGCTAAAGCAGACACAGTCGGATGAATAGCAAGATCGAACACTCCAAGGACAGCTCCGCCAACGGCGGGGATATCGTCAAGTACGTCGCCGCATCGCTGCTGGTGCTGGCCGGTCTGTTCGTCTGGTTCTGGTTCTCCGCCGACTCCGGTCGCGCCACCCAGCTGGGTGCGTGGGCGGGTCAGCTGCGTGCGTTGGCGGTCGTGGTCGGTCTGGTTGGCGGTATCGGCGTGTTCATGCTGACCGGCAAGGGGCGCGACACCCGCGAATTCCTCTCCGAGTCGCGCTTCGAACTGCGCAAGGTGGTCTGGCCGACGCGCCAGGAAGCCATCCGCATGACCTGGGTCGTGATGGTGGTGGTGACCATTCTCAGTCTGTTGCTGGGTGGGTTCGATTACGTCATTCAGTGGCTGGTTCAGTTGTTCCTGAGCCGCTAAGGAGAATTGCATGAAGCGTTGGTACGTCGTTCACGCCTATTCGGGCTTCGAGAAGTCGGTGGCGCAGGCTCTGCGCGATCGCATCGTCCGTGACGGCATGGAAGAGCGCTTCGGCGATGTCCTGGTCCCGACCGAAGAAGTGGTCGAGATGCGCGCTGGCCAGAAGCGCCGCTCCGAGCGCAAGTTCTTCCCGGGTTACGTGCTGGTCCAGATCGAGACCCACGAAGAAGCCGGTATTCCGCGCATCGACAACGAAAGCTGGCACCTGGTCAAGGAAACCCCGCGCGTGATGGGCTTCATCGGCGGCACCGCCGACCGTCCGCTGCCGATCGCCGATTCCGAGGCCGAAGCCATCCTGAATCGCGTTCAGGAAGGTGTCGAGAAGCCGCGTCCGAAGGTGCTGTTCGAGCCGGGCCAGATGGTCCGCGTTACCGACGGCCCGTTCAACGATTTCAATGGCGTCGTCGAAGAAGTCAACTACGAGAAGAGCCGTCTGCGCGTCTCGGTGCTGATCTTCGGTCGTGCCACTCCGGTCGAACTCGAGTTCGGCCAGGTCGAAAAGGCCGTCTGATCTGGCCGTGGGTCGAGCAAGCTCGACCGCTACGGGACCAGAAACCGGGCGCTGCCCGGTTTCTCTCGTTTACGTGCCGCTTCAGGCATGTGAAGAAAAAACCTGATATAGTGCGCGGCTCCCCGCTGGGAAGCCAGCAGGACGAGGCCGCCGCAAGGTGGCCTTCAGCATGATTTCAAAACGCGATGCCGGGACGCGTGATTCCCGGTCCGATGGGGAGCCTGTTGTCGAAAGGCGCTAGCACCCGGAGAGTACTCACATGGCAAAGAAAGTTGTCGGTTACATCAAGCTGCAGGTGAAGGCCGGTCAGGCCAACCCCTCGCCGCCGGTCGGTCCTGCGCTGGGTCAGCGCGGTCTGAACATCATGGAATTCTGCAAGGCGTTCAACGCTGCCACGCAGAAGCTCGAGCCGGGCCTGCCGGTTCCGGTGATCATCACGGCCTACTCGGACCGTACGTTCACCTTCATCACCAAGAGCACCCCGGCCACCACCCTGCTGAAGAAGGCCGCTGGCATCTCGTCGGGCTCCAAGCGCCCGAACACCGAGAAGGTCGGCAAGGTCACCCGTAAGCAGCTGGAAGAGATCGCCAAGGCGAAGGAACCGGATCTGACTGCCGCCGACCTGGACGCC includes the following:
- the tuf gene encoding elongation factor Tu; translated protein: MAKGKFERTKPHVNVGTIGHVDHGKTTLTAALTKIGAERFGGEFKDYSSIDAAPEEKARGITISTAHVEYESPIRHYAHVDCPGHADYVKNMITGAAQMDGAILVCSAADGPMPQTREHILLSRQVGVPYIVVFLNKADMVDDAELLELVEMEVRELLSKYEFPGDDTPIIAGSARLALEGDQSDIGVPAILKLVDALDSWIPEPERAIDKPFLMPVEDVFSISGRGTVVTGRIERGVIKVGDEIEIVGIRPVQKTTVTGVEMFRKLLDQGQAGDNAGLLLRGTKRDDVERGQVLAKPGTIKPHTKFEGEVYVLSKDEGGRHTPFFNGYRPQFYFRTTDITGAAKLPEGVEMVMPGDNVKMEVTLINPVAMDEGLRFAIREGGRTVGAGVVSKIIE
- the secE gene encoding preprotein translocase subunit SecE; this translates as MNSKIEHSKDSSANGGDIVKYVAASLLVLAGLFVWFWFSADSGRATQLGAWAGQLRALAVVVGLVGGIGVFMLTGKGRDTREFLSESRFELRKVVWPTRQEAIRMTWVVMVVVTILSLLLGGFDYVIQWLVQLFLSR
- the nusG gene encoding transcription termination/antitermination protein NusG, which codes for MKRWYVVHAYSGFEKSVAQALRDRIVRDGMEERFGDVLVPTEEVVEMRAGQKRRSERKFFPGYVLVQIETHEEAGIPRIDNESWHLVKETPRVMGFIGGTADRPLPIADSEAEAILNRVQEGVEKPRPKVLFEPGQMVRVTDGPFNDFNGVVEEVNYEKSRLRVSVLIFGRATPVELEFGQVEKAV
- the rplK gene encoding 50S ribosomal protein L11, which encodes MAKKVVGYIKLQVKAGQANPSPPVGPALGQRGLNIMEFCKAFNAATQKLEPGLPVPVIITAYSDRTFTFITKSTPATTLLKKAAGISSGSKRPNTEKVGKVTRKQLEEIAKAKEPDLTAADLDAAVRTIAGSARSMGLVVEG